A region from the Cryptosporangium arvum DSM 44712 genome encodes:
- a CDS encoding ATP-binding cassette domain-containing protein: MRSVESTSTSTLLGGATGTGLTAEGLTKTFGSTTALNDMSATFARGVVHGLIGENGSGKSTFVKLVAGMHRADAGRVVLDGVPVADTSGTHRSAARIACVYQDGSLIDELTVAQNLDVIVEPALRPSAPDGSWHRQVLDAARLTDVEENTRAGDLPNNEKRLVEIAAVLARRPDVVLFDESTSTLDERGVEWVLARMRELADGGACVVFVTHRLHEVLAITSHVTVLRDGVLVAEVPTEGATTEQLVRHMAGREVAAFTRRTGAAPADAEVALRAAGLRAARCGPIDLTVRRGEIVGIGGAAGNGQAELIRALAGDGVDAGEVIVDGAPLRGAGSAVDAGTVFVSSDRRSESLSSLLSIRENYTLALTATSGRWWRWLRRRPEVAEADALADRYDLARSSIEQPVGTLSGGNQQKVAIGRMVARDPKVLLIEEPTEGVDVRARFDIYRSLVEVADRGTAVVFTSSDAGELRLLADRVLVLARGRQVAELSGDEVTEEAIVHAFTTAKEQQDARSAAAVADEARELDEKPEVVARRRAGLRPRRQLTFTPATFGLLAVLLVALAAYGTARDARFGTIDNLGSIMQLSVPLALAALAQLPVLLVGEIDASIGSMMGLIVVLLSFRPDGSPAVLFVLAVLAGAVLGAVNALLVVGLRITAVIATIATLGVYLGVARILRPEPGGLINNDLAVLMGQGVAYIPLMFLVVVVLAIAVDVYVNTTRGGLRSRAVGYSALRASQLGVPSSRLRAAAYVLGGAIAGLGAVTLAAQTGVGDPSSGSGYTLLSIAVPVIGGALLAGGRGSAIGCVLGALFVAEVQTFIPFVNFPTGGYLIAVGVLTVLALIVGSARLSAWTLPIRNIRRLGK, from the coding sequence ATGAGGTCGGTGGAGAGTACGAGCACGTCCACGCTCCTCGGCGGTGCTACCGGCACCGGTCTGACCGCCGAGGGCCTCACCAAGACGTTCGGGTCGACGACCGCGCTGAACGACATGTCGGCGACGTTCGCCCGCGGGGTCGTGCACGGGCTGATCGGCGAGAACGGCTCCGGCAAGTCGACGTTCGTCAAGCTGGTGGCCGGTATGCACCGCGCCGACGCGGGCCGGGTGGTGCTCGACGGCGTGCCCGTCGCCGACACCTCCGGCACCCACCGGTCGGCCGCCCGGATCGCGTGCGTCTACCAGGACGGCTCACTGATCGACGAGCTCACCGTCGCACAGAACCTCGACGTGATCGTCGAGCCGGCGCTCCGGCCGTCCGCTCCCGACGGTTCCTGGCACCGGCAGGTCCTGGACGCGGCGCGGCTCACCGACGTCGAGGAGAACACCCGCGCCGGCGACCTGCCGAACAACGAGAAGCGGCTGGTCGAGATCGCCGCGGTGCTGGCGCGTCGGCCGGACGTCGTGCTCTTCGACGAGTCGACCTCGACGCTCGACGAGCGCGGCGTGGAGTGGGTGCTCGCCCGGATGCGCGAGCTGGCCGACGGTGGCGCGTGCGTCGTCTTCGTGACCCACCGCCTGCACGAGGTACTGGCCATCACGTCGCACGTCACGGTGCTGCGTGACGGGGTGCTGGTCGCCGAGGTGCCCACCGAGGGCGCCACCACCGAGCAGCTGGTGCGGCACATGGCGGGACGGGAGGTGGCCGCGTTCACCCGCCGGACGGGCGCGGCCCCGGCCGACGCGGAGGTGGCGCTACGGGCCGCCGGGCTGCGTGCGGCGCGGTGCGGCCCGATCGACCTCACCGTGCGCCGCGGGGAGATCGTCGGCATCGGTGGTGCGGCCGGGAACGGCCAGGCCGAGCTGATCCGGGCCCTGGCCGGCGACGGTGTCGACGCGGGGGAGGTGATCGTCGACGGTGCTCCGCTGCGCGGTGCCGGGTCCGCCGTCGACGCCGGCACCGTGTTCGTGAGCTCGGACCGGCGGTCGGAGTCGCTGTCCAGCCTGTTGTCGATCCGCGAGAACTACACGCTGGCGCTGACCGCGACGTCCGGCCGGTGGTGGCGCTGGCTGCGTCGCCGCCCGGAGGTGGCCGAGGCCGACGCGCTGGCCGACCGGTACGACCTCGCACGCTCCTCGATCGAACAGCCGGTCGGCACGCTCTCCGGCGGCAACCAGCAGAAAGTCGCGATCGGGCGGATGGTGGCCCGGGACCCGAAGGTGCTGCTGATCGAGGAGCCCACCGAAGGCGTCGACGTCCGCGCCCGCTTCGACATCTACCGCTCGCTGGTCGAGGTCGCCGATCGGGGCACCGCTGTCGTCTTCACCTCGAGCGACGCCGGCGAACTGCGGCTGCTGGCCGATCGGGTGCTCGTCCTCGCCCGCGGGCGGCAGGTCGCCGAGCTGTCCGGCGACGAGGTGACCGAGGAAGCGATCGTGCACGCGTTCACCACGGCCAAGGAGCAGCAGGACGCCCGCTCGGCCGCGGCGGTCGCCGACGAGGCCCGGGAACTCGACGAGAAACCCGAGGTCGTCGCCCGCCGCCGGGCCGGTCTCCGGCCCCGCCGGCAGCTCACGTTCACGCCGGCGACGTTCGGCCTGCTGGCGGTGCTTCTGGTCGCGCTCGCGGCCTACGGCACCGCCCGGGACGCCCGGTTCGGCACGATCGACAACCTCGGTTCGATCATGCAGCTCAGCGTGCCGCTCGCCCTCGCCGCGCTGGCCCAGTTGCCGGTGCTGCTGGTGGGGGAGATCGACGCGTCGATCGGGTCGATGATGGGGCTGATCGTCGTCCTTCTCTCGTTCCGGCCGGACGGGTCGCCAGCGGTGTTGTTCGTGCTGGCGGTGCTGGCCGGGGCGGTCCTCGGTGCGGTCAACGCGCTGCTCGTCGTGGGGCTGCGGATCACCGCGGTCATCGCGACGATCGCCACGCTCGGCGTTTATCTCGGGGTTGCGCGAATACTGCGGCCCGAACCCGGTGGGTTGATCAACAACGACCTGGCCGTGCTGATGGGTCAGGGCGTCGCGTACATCCCGCTGATGTTCCTCGTCGTGGTCGTCCTCGCGATCGCGGTCGACGTCTACGTGAACACCACCCGGGGCGGTCTCCGGTCGCGCGCGGTCGGCTACTCGGCGCTGCGGGCCTCCCAGCTCGGCGTGCCGTCGTCTCGCCTCCGTGCCGCGGCGTACGTGCTCGGCGGTGCGATCGCCGGCCTCGGCGCCGTGACGCTCGCGGCCCAGACCGGGGTCGGCGACCCCAGCTCCGGCTCGGGCTACACGCTGCTCTCGATCGCGGTCCCGGTGATCGGCGGCGCGCTGCTCGCCGGTGGGCGCGGCTCGGCGATCGGCTGCGTCCTGGGCGCGCTGTTCGTCGCCGAAGTGCAGACGTTCATCCCGTTCGTGAACTTCCCGACCGGCGGCTACCTGATTGCCGTCGGTGTCCTCACCGTGCTCGCGCTGATCGTCGGCTCGGCCCGGCTCTCGGCGTGGACGCTCCCGATCCGCAACATCCGGCGACTCGGAAAGTAG
- a CDS encoding mycofactocin-coupled SDR family oxidoreductase, with product MADLTGQVALVTGAARGQGRAHALALAEAGADIIAVDACADVETAPYPLATAEDLAATVKEIEKLDRRVVAAECDVRDSAGLDDVVARGLAEFGRIDVLVANAGIWALGRLWEITEAQWQEMLDINLTGVWRTVKAVVPHMIEQKRGAIVLTSSVNGFEAGGGMTHYVAAKHGVLGLMRNAAIELGPYNIRCNAVCPGIVDTKMNDWPGAYDMMAGHEGGTPEDRRHNAYGWSALAGRGLLDPRTVSRSVVFLVSDDARDITGVALPVDGGHAVLPGSNPDPIRSL from the coding sequence ATGGCTGATTTGACCGGACAGGTCGCACTGGTGACCGGAGCCGCGCGCGGACAGGGCCGCGCGCACGCGCTCGCGCTGGCCGAGGCCGGCGCCGACATCATCGCGGTGGACGCCTGCGCGGACGTCGAGACCGCGCCGTACCCGCTGGCCACGGCGGAGGACCTCGCGGCGACGGTGAAGGAGATCGAAAAGCTCGACCGGCGGGTCGTCGCGGCGGAGTGCGACGTGCGCGACAGCGCGGGCCTGGACGACGTGGTCGCCCGGGGCCTGGCGGAGTTCGGGCGGATCGACGTGCTGGTGGCCAACGCGGGCATCTGGGCGCTGGGCCGGCTCTGGGAGATCACCGAGGCGCAGTGGCAGGAGATGCTCGACATCAACCTGACCGGCGTGTGGCGCACGGTGAAGGCGGTCGTGCCGCACATGATCGAGCAGAAGCGCGGCGCGATCGTGCTGACCTCGTCGGTCAACGGGTTCGAGGCCGGCGGCGGCATGACGCACTACGTCGCGGCCAAGCACGGCGTGCTCGGGTTGATGCGTAACGCCGCGATCGAACTCGGCCCGTACAACATCCGCTGCAACGCGGTGTGCCCCGGCATCGTCGACACGAAGATGAACGACTGGCCGGGTGCGTACGACATGATGGCCGGCCACGAGGGCGGCACGCCGGAGGACCGCAGGCACAACGCGTACGGCTGGTCGGCGCTGGCCGGCCGGGGCCTGCTCGACCCGCGGACGGTCAGCCGCTCGGTGGTGTTCCTCGTCTCCGACGACGCCCGGGACATCACCGGCGTCGCCCTGCCGGTCGACGGTGGACACGCGGTGCTGCCCGGCTCCAACCCCGACCCGATCCGCTCGCTGTGA
- a CDS encoding ABC transporter permease encodes MSGQLSERTAVPPGSSRQFWADLRWRGAPVGVPWLVALLMLVVSVILYPSSIGFGGLATMTPLLGVLIIASLGQSLVIGTGGIDLSVSSVVTVVGVIFVLEAGTPGGSIPLALVYSLAAGLVCGVVNGVLVEYLALSPLVSTLATGQIMAGLANIWYGGGANRLAVPPDWRSFTGSTFGRGISYLLLAATVLVVLAGVVLSYTAVGRRLTAASTSPKAGRYQGIAVRRYRAATYVLASLLYSVAGVFLVGSIGTPTLSLGDVYQLSTIVVVVLGGAALSGGRLHPGATMAGALFLSLINQDVAATGAAAGTQGVIQGAVLVLAMLATSIGALRMLLRRRRGSTAPS; translated from the coding sequence ATGTCGGGTCAGTTGAGCGAACGGACGGCCGTGCCACCGGGCTCGTCCCGGCAGTTCTGGGCCGACCTGCGGTGGCGCGGGGCGCCGGTGGGCGTGCCCTGGCTGGTGGCGCTGCTCATGCTGGTGGTCAGCGTGATCCTGTACCCCAGCAGCATCGGCTTCGGTGGCCTGGCCACGATGACGCCGCTGCTGGGCGTACTGATCATCGCCTCGCTGGGGCAGTCCCTCGTGATCGGCACCGGCGGCATCGACCTGAGCGTGTCGTCCGTCGTGACCGTCGTGGGCGTCATCTTCGTGCTGGAGGCGGGGACGCCGGGCGGCTCGATCCCGCTGGCGCTGGTCTACTCGCTGGCCGCCGGCCTGGTCTGCGGTGTGGTCAACGGTGTTCTGGTCGAGTACCTGGCGCTCAGCCCGCTGGTTTCGACGCTGGCCACCGGCCAGATCATGGCCGGGCTGGCCAACATCTGGTACGGCGGGGGCGCGAACCGGCTCGCGGTTCCGCCGGACTGGCGCAGCTTCACCGGCAGCACGTTCGGCCGAGGCATCAGCTACCTCCTGCTCGCCGCGACCGTGCTCGTCGTGTTGGCCGGCGTCGTACTGAGCTACACGGCGGTCGGCCGGCGGCTGACCGCGGCGAGCACCAGCCCGAAGGCCGGGCGCTACCAAGGCATCGCGGTCCGGCGCTACCGCGCCGCGACGTACGTCCTCGCGTCGCTGCTCTACAGCGTCGCGGGCGTCTTCCTGGTCGGCAGCATCGGCACCCCGACGCTGTCACTGGGAGACGTCTACCAACTGTCCACGATCGTCGTCGTCGTGCTCGGCGGCGCGGCGCTGTCCGGTGGCCGCCTGCACCCCGGCGCCACGATGGCGGGCGCTCTGTTCCTCTCGCTCATCAACCAGGACGTGGCCGCGACCGGGGCCGCCGCCGGTACGCAGGGCGTCATCCAGGGCGCCGTCCTGGTGCTCGCGATGCTCGCCACGTCGATTGGTGCACTGCGGATGCTGCTCCGGCGGCGCCGCGGAAGCACCGCACCCTCCTAA
- a CDS encoding alpha/beta hydrolase — translation MPSREIEFLSGGETVRGDLLLPEGEGPFPVVVMAGGWCYVKELRQPQYAADFVRRGFAALIFDYRRMGASEGTPRQHINPWDQIEDYKNAITFAAGQPELDADRIGIWGISYSGGHVLIVGAIDPRVKCVVSNVPVIDGYQTMWRMHGTDRFRKLKAFVAEDRAKRTETGEPGYMAMSGVPANPDDAFSVWPDNDVLAVFNELKATQAPRHEHRNTVESLELLMEYNAAPYAPRLLDKPVMMIVADQDDITMWDQEIGAFTAIPSSKKELVVLPATDHMTLYSNVTALDYAAKAAGSWFDRHLKELPTVANQIVKYA, via the coding sequence GTGCCTTCCCGTGAGATCGAGTTCCTCAGTGGCGGCGAAACCGTGCGGGGAGACCTGCTCCTGCCCGAGGGTGAAGGGCCGTTTCCCGTCGTCGTCATGGCCGGTGGCTGGTGCTACGTCAAGGAATTACGCCAGCCGCAGTACGCCGCGGACTTCGTCCGCCGGGGGTTCGCCGCGCTGATCTTCGACTACCGCCGGATGGGCGCCAGCGAGGGCACCCCCCGCCAGCACATCAACCCGTGGGACCAGATCGAGGACTACAAGAACGCGATCACGTTCGCGGCCGGCCAGCCCGAACTGGACGCCGACCGGATCGGGATCTGGGGCATCTCCTACAGCGGCGGCCACGTGCTGATCGTCGGGGCCATCGATCCGCGCGTGAAGTGCGTCGTGTCCAACGTCCCGGTGATCGACGGTTACCAGACCATGTGGCGGATGCACGGCACCGACCGGTTCCGCAAGCTCAAGGCGTTCGTCGCCGAGGACAGGGCCAAGCGCACCGAGACCGGTGAGCCCGGCTACATGGCGATGTCGGGCGTGCCGGCCAACCCCGACGACGCGTTCTCGGTCTGGCCCGACAACGACGTGCTGGCCGTGTTCAACGAGTTGAAGGCCACCCAGGCGCCTCGGCACGAGCACCGCAACACGGTCGAGTCGCTCGAGTTGCTGATGGAGTACAACGCCGCGCCTTATGCTCCGCGCCTGCTCGACAAGCCGGTGATGATGATCGTCGCCGACCAGGACGACATCACGATGTGGGACCAGGAGATCGGCGCGTTCACGGCGATCCCGAGCTCCAAGAAGGAGCTGGTGGTGCTGCCCGCCACCGACCACATGACGCTCTACAGCAACGTCACCGCGCTCGACTACGCCGCCAAGGCCGCGGGTTCCTGGTTCGACCGGCACCTCAAGGAGCTGCCGACGGTCGCCAACCAGATCGTCAAGTACGCCTGA
- a CDS encoding AMP-binding protein, which produces MISPTWVSPVRWDEAEALVEPTPAELGRIAPDRLHVVDGDVRLDGAALLAAVAGAQHRLRAVGVGRGDVVGVQLPNWWEAVVVAHAVWGMGAVLCPVPVNYRGAELDRILAATPVAAFVVPARYRGVNHPALVGDVLERRGISAPVVEVRGASPFPGTGAAPELDAALDDVCVLMFTSGTTGTPKGVLHSHRTLLADAWSIARLFALDGDLVYMPSPVGHVTGLVYGVMMPLLVGGAVLLQAEWEAAVGADLIEEHGATFCVGATPFLRGLTDEYARRGTASALTGFACGGADIPAALVRRATDVLGAAVTRAYGLTEMPTVTCGGPDDPERVRFETDGRLTGSSQARLNDDGELEVRGPELCLGYLDPEHTRASFTDDGWFRTGDLARLGADGSVTITGRAKDIIVRGGENIGVKEIEDYLLDHPAIRDVAVVGVPDDVLGERACAFLVTAAPLTLAEIAEFLLARRIAKHKLPEYVLVVDGLPRTPSGKIQKFRLREQAVAELAAGRGERR; this is translated from the coding sequence ATGATCTCTCCCACCTGGGTCTCGCCGGTGCGCTGGGACGAGGCCGAGGCGTTGGTCGAGCCGACCCCGGCGGAGTTGGGCCGCATCGCTCCCGATCGGCTGCACGTCGTCGACGGCGACGTGCGGCTGGACGGCGCGGCGCTGCTGGCCGCGGTGGCCGGGGCCCAGCACCGGCTGCGCGCGGTCGGCGTCGGCCGGGGTGACGTGGTCGGCGTCCAGTTGCCGAACTGGTGGGAAGCGGTCGTCGTCGCGCACGCGGTCTGGGGGATGGGCGCGGTGCTCTGCCCGGTGCCGGTGAACTACCGGGGCGCGGAGCTGGACCGGATCCTGGCCGCCACACCGGTGGCGGCGTTCGTGGTGCCGGCCCGGTACCGGGGCGTGAACCATCCGGCGCTGGTCGGGGACGTGCTGGAGCGCCGGGGAATCTCGGCTCCGGTGGTCGAGGTGCGTGGCGCCTCGCCGTTCCCGGGAACCGGCGCCGCGCCGGAGCTGGACGCCGCGCTGGACGACGTCTGCGTCCTGATGTTCACCTCCGGCACCACCGGCACGCCGAAAGGCGTGCTGCACAGCCACCGCACGCTGCTGGCCGACGCCTGGTCGATCGCCCGGTTGTTCGCGCTCGACGGCGACCTCGTCTACATGCCCTCGCCGGTCGGGCACGTCACCGGGCTGGTCTACGGCGTGATGATGCCGCTGCTGGTCGGCGGGGCGGTGCTGCTCCAGGCCGAGTGGGAGGCAGCCGTCGGGGCCGACCTGATCGAGGAGCACGGGGCCACGTTCTGCGTCGGCGCGACGCCGTTCCTGCGCGGCCTGACCGACGAGTACGCCCGGCGCGGCACCGCGTCGGCGCTCACCGGGTTCGCCTGCGGTGGCGCGGACATCCCGGCGGCGCTGGTCCGGCGGGCCACCGACGTGCTCGGCGCGGCCGTCACCCGGGCCTACGGGCTGACCGAGATGCCGACCGTCACCTGCGGCGGGCCGGACGACCCGGAGCGTGTCCGGTTCGAAACGGACGGACGGCTGACCGGGTCGTCGCAGGCCCGGCTGAACGACGACGGCGAACTGGAGGTCCGGGGCCCGGAGCTGTGCCTCGGATACCTCGACCCGGAGCACACCCGGGCGTCGTTCACCGACGACGGCTGGTTCCGGACCGGTGACCTGGCCCGGCTCGGCGCCGACGGCAGCGTGACGATCACCGGGCGGGCGAAGGACATCATCGTGCGCGGCGGCGAGAACATCGGCGTCAAGGAGATCGAGGACTACCTGCTCGACCACCCGGCGATCCGGGACGTCGCCGTGGTCGGTGTGCCGGACGACGTGCTCGGTGAGCGCGCCTGCGCGTTCCTGGTCACCGCGGCGCCGCTGACGCTGGCCGAGATCGCTGAGTTCCTGCTCGCACGGCGGATCGCCAAGCACAAACTGCCGGAGTACGTGCTGGTCGTCGACGGGCTGCCGCGCACGCCGAGCGGCAAGATCCAGAAGTTCCGGCTGCGGGAACAGGCCGTGGCCGAGCTGGCCGCCGGGCGGGGTGAGCGCCGGTGA
- a CDS encoding substrate-binding domain-containing protein, translated as MGALSRPRRPRLRALIGLTALVAATALGGCTSSTTSSSDAKGDASEYAAAPLELSDAQRDEILKKAFLTDEIKAADLDPTIVQGLEEAGRDYSDEQVKAAAACLDKPTCTIGKGEQTLAILDGAGSDLWRRITRAQITVQATSYPNIGTVIYLQADGNLQTMQANLQTLIARKVTGIVTYDDFGPAMTAAYQQATNKGIPVVAYGGIPGKDATKAVVSQVASDFCDDGNQMAQTTAKMLNNTGNVAFFTGTPGNPQGAGWQACAETWFKQNAPNIAVVNRSNTSWTEGGAVSATTALISTGKKVDAVLYDYAKQTVNIVQTYQQAKQKVPAQVTWTSDNSLLQMWEKDLGTPNEWQLAYSSSINFEGAIALSALMNHLQGKDVPSMLMFPLPFVPAKKGDYVADQPANAPGPTLMPDALLSQVLGAA; from the coding sequence GTGGGCGCACTGTCGAGACCCCGCCGGCCCCGCTTACGGGCGCTGATCGGCCTCACCGCACTCGTCGCCGCCACCGCGCTGGGCGGCTGCACGTCATCGACGACCAGCAGCAGCGACGCCAAGGGCGACGCGTCCGAGTACGCCGCCGCGCCGCTGGAGCTCAGTGACGCGCAGCGCGACGAGATCCTGAAGAAAGCGTTCCTGACCGACGAGATCAAGGCCGCCGACCTCGACCCGACCATCGTGCAGGGCCTCGAGGAGGCCGGACGCGACTACTCGGACGAGCAGGTCAAGGCAGCCGCGGCGTGCCTGGACAAACCGACCTGCACGATCGGCAAGGGCGAGCAGACGCTGGCGATCCTCGACGGCGCGGGCTCCGACCTGTGGCGGCGCATCACCCGGGCCCAGATCACGGTGCAGGCGACGTCGTACCCGAACATCGGGACGGTCATCTACCTGCAGGCCGACGGCAACCTGCAGACCATGCAGGCGAACCTCCAGACGCTGATCGCCCGCAAGGTCACCGGCATCGTCACCTACGACGACTTCGGACCGGCCATGACCGCCGCCTACCAGCAGGCCACCAACAAGGGCATTCCGGTCGTGGCCTACGGCGGCATCCCCGGCAAGGACGCCACGAAGGCAGTGGTCTCCCAGGTGGCGTCGGACTTCTGCGACGACGGCAACCAGATGGCGCAGACCACGGCCAAGATGCTGAACAACACCGGCAACGTCGCGTTCTTCACCGGAACGCCGGGCAACCCGCAGGGGGCCGGCTGGCAGGCCTGCGCGGAGACCTGGTTCAAGCAGAACGCGCCGAACATCGCGGTGGTCAACCGGTCCAACACCAGCTGGACCGAGGGCGGCGCCGTCTCCGCGACGACCGCGCTGATCTCCACCGGCAAGAAGGTCGACGCGGTCCTCTACGACTACGCGAAGCAGACCGTCAACATCGTCCAGACCTACCAGCAGGCCAAGCAGAAGGTTCCGGCCCAGGTGACCTGGACCTCGGACAACTCCCTGCTGCAGATGTGGGAGAAGGACCTCGGCACGCCCAACGAGTGGCAGCTCGCCTACTCCAGCAGCATCAACTTCGAGGGTGCGATCGCGCTGTCGGCGCTGATGAATCACCTGCAGGGCAAGGACGTCCCGTCGATGTTGATGTTCCCGCTGCCGTTCGTGCCGGCCAAGAAGGGCGACTACGTGGCCGACCAGCCGGCCAACGCCCCCGGCCCGACGCTGATGCCCGACGCGCTGCTGAGCCAGGTTCTCGGCGCGGCCTGA